One genomic window of uncultured delta proteobacterium includes the following:
- a CDS encoding hypothetical protein (Evidence 5 : No homology to any previously reported sequences) yields the protein MVAARRRAERRGRVKPEPRRAQGRPYWTARLAYASPDLPVKVENAGFTIRRKVNAKGPWKVGDTVEVTVTVTVPATRRHVALFDPFPAGFEPLHTSRVDLADRERWTNEGFRYGPWQWQDAMDDGMLLYAPVIHPGTYEYKYSLRAAAAGTFAQRPSSVEEMYTPEVFGRTDAGTVVVNAE from the coding sequence GTGGTCGCTGCCCGCCGCCGCGCTGAACGGCGGGGCCGCGTCAAACCTGAACCTCGCCGCGCTCAAGGCAGGCCCTACTGGACGGCGCGGCTTGCCTACGCCTCCCCGGACCTGCCCGTGAAGGTGGAAAACGCCGGGTTCACCATCCGGCGGAAAGTGAACGCCAAAGGCCCCTGGAAGGTGGGGGATACCGTCGAGGTAACCGTCACGGTGACCGTTCCGGCAACGCGTCGGCACGTGGCGCTTTTTGATCCCTTCCCGGCGGGATTCGAGCCGCTCCACACCTCGCGGGTGGACCTGGCGGACAGGGAAAGATGGACCAACGAAGGTTTCCGGTACGGCCCCTGGCAATGGCAGGACGCCATGGACGACGGCATGCTGCTCTACGCCCCGGTCATCCATCCGGGGACGTACGAGTACAAGTATTCCCTGCGGGCGGCGGCAGCCGGAACCTTTGCCCAGCGGCCCTCGAGCGTGGAAGAGATGTATACGCCGGAGGTCTTCGGCAGAACCGACGCCGGGACCGTGGTCGTCAACGCGGAATAA
- a CDS encoding exported hypothetical protein (Evidence 5 : No homology to any previously reported sequences): protein MRKIFFIFLAAFLCATALGGCIQASYSREAEKLNGYLGGPISAMVQDLGAPSVSRQRSDGGWIYSWRACRVESGWGDRDWSRYCETTAVSDGEGIVRHWSWWGNECPLNSVSSGCFGLQWWQP, encoded by the coding sequence ATGCGTAAAATATTCTTTATTTTTTTGGCGGCTTTTCTGTGCGCCACGGCCCTTGGCGGCTGCATCCAGGCAAGCTACTCGCGGGAAGCCGAGAAGCTCAACGGTTATCTCGGCGGGCCGATCAGCGCCATGGTGCAGGATTTGGGCGCGCCGTCGGTCTCCCGCCAGAGGAGCGACGGCGGCTGGATTTACTCCTGGCGGGCCTGCCGTGTGGAATCGGGCTGGGGTGACCGGGATTGGAGCCGGTATTGCGAGACCACGGCCGTATCCGACGGCGAGGGCATTGTGCGGCACTGGAGCTGGTGGGGCAACGAATGCCCGCTGAACAGCGTTTCTTCCGGCTGCTTCGGCCTCCAGTGGTGGCAGCCGTAG
- a CDS encoding exported hypothetical protein (Evidence 5 : No homology to any previously reported sequences), with translation MRKCVIFFLFILLSASLLAVSTGCSRKRDPSQAAPASRFAEEMNGYVGGPSSKLFARFGVYDGMITTPDGKTIYEWHKSERGISIWTGIRYSECEVRAVVGRDDIVEGWSSSGRCK, from the coding sequence ATGCGGAAATGTGTCATTTTTTTTCTTTTTATTCTCTTGAGCGCTTCTCTGCTGGCGGTTTCCACCGGCTGCTCGCGGAAGCGGGATCCTTCCCAGGCCGCGCCCGCCTCCCGTTTCGCGGAAGAGATGAACGGCTATGTCGGGGGGCCGTCTTCCAAACTGTTCGCTCGGTTCGGCGTTTACGACGGCATGATAACCACGCCCGACGGGAAGACGATCTACGAATGGCACAAGTCCGAGAGGGGCATCAGCATCTGGACCGGAATCCGGTATTCCGAATGCGAGGTCCGCGCCGTTGTCGGCAGGGATGACATTGTCGAGGGCTGGAGTTCGAGCGGGCGCTGCAAATAA
- a CDS encoding putative Mechanosensitive ion channel protein MscS (Evidence 3 : Function proposed based on presence of conserved amino acid motif, structural feature or limited homology) — MAATPAQPAVDTPLDTMMESLENVDVVGKLESTARFIGDELARNTFAHYLIAFAIAAGGIALIWLVKGLIAKLATRWLASVDRHRVDNEMAQQVGGTLVPLLYIFPIYFALDTLNFSPSLYKVLTFLLFVLFITRAVRFFSSLASFVTDAYLRRHEESIDTVVGRTLSPIIRVLFWTIGITIILDNMGFQISSLLAGLGIVGVAVGLAGQTILADFFGYLVILLDRPFSIGDYVSAGPVSGTVESIGLKTTRLRTLGGEVLVCPNGDITKQNIANYRLMYRRQRNFTFGIAYETPIEKVRAVPDMVREAASAISKVNIDRVFFTAFGDSSLNFEVYFTVPGRDFVEAQALQQELMLGVMDRFAKENITFAYPTTTMYLANPASLQQESTHA; from the coding sequence ATGGCAGCGACACCGGCACAACCGGCGGTGGACACGCCGCTGGACACCATGATGGAAAGCCTTGAGAACGTCGACGTTGTCGGCAAGCTTGAGAGCACGGCGCGGTTTATCGGCGACGAACTGGCCCGCAACACGTTCGCGCATTATCTCATTGCCTTTGCCATAGCAGCGGGCGGCATTGCTCTTATCTGGCTGGTCAAGGGGCTTATCGCGAAACTCGCCACCCGATGGCTGGCCTCCGTGGACAGGCACCGGGTGGACAATGAAATGGCCCAGCAGGTGGGCGGCACGCTCGTTCCGCTGCTCTACATTTTCCCGATCTATTTCGCCCTGGATACCCTGAATTTTTCGCCGTCGCTCTACAAGGTGCTGACCTTTCTGCTGTTCGTCCTGTTCATCACCCGGGCGGTGCGGTTTTTCTCCTCCCTGGCGAGTTTCGTCACGGACGCATACTTGCGGCGGCACGAGGAATCCATAGACACGGTGGTAGGGCGCACGCTTTCCCCCATCATCCGGGTGCTCTTCTGGACCATCGGCATTACCATCATCCTGGACAACATGGGCTTCCAGATATCCAGCCTGCTGGCGGGCCTCGGCATCGTGGGCGTTGCCGTCGGCCTCGCGGGGCAGACCATTCTGGCGGACTTCTTCGGCTATCTTGTGATTCTGCTGGACCGGCCCTTTTCCATCGGGGATTACGTGAGCGCGGGGCCCGTTTCCGGCACTGTGGAGAGCATCGGGCTGAAAACCACGCGCTTACGTACCCTTGGCGGCGAGGTGCTTGTCTGCCCCAACGGGGATATCACCAAGCAGAATATCGCCAATTACCGTCTCATGTACCGGCGCCAGCGCAATTTCACCTTCGGCATCGCTTACGAAACGCCCATCGAAAAGGTGCGGGCGGTTCCGGACATGGTGCGCGAGGCCGCATCCGCCATCAGCAAGGTGAACATCGACAGGGTGTTCTTTACCGCCTTCGGGGATTCAAGTCTTAATTTCGAGGTCTATTTCACGGTGCCGGGCAGGGATTTCGTCGAGGCCCAGGCACTCCAGCAGGAGCTCATGCTCGGGGTGATGGACCGGTTTGCGAAGGAGAACATCACCTTCGCCTACCCCACCACCACCATGTACCTCGCAAACCCCGCATCGTTGCAACAGGAGTCAACCCATGCGTAA
- a CDS encoding putative Alpha-2-macroglobulin domain protein (Evidence 3 : Function proposed based on presence of conserved amino acid motif, structural feature or limited homology) produces MSRCFTRMTRIFCSCLLACICALPCPGAEAAPALTVISAAPKGEVRDLTQITVRFSEAMRPLGVMDEPAKTAPLALTAKTGNVPKGTFRWLDPATLAYIFDGPVDRPVAIRAVVPGGATALSGKTLAKDAAWDVSTPPLVLRLGNSPDEDLPRTKAVMYLLANYPLNAKLLKEKSRLTAGGKPLEFTLKSPEVYDHHGGRPSVWRYGFAVKAPLPRNSLVTLDIGAGVTAKGGGDPAGKSSFTLRGFGDLRLTSWAIDGKGSRGATGGTAKNPRPENRLYLYFNNPVRYNDLLGHVTVSPKAPVPGEREWDRTAAGSSFSLPFLWEPRTAYTVTIKPGLQDRFGTTLAKAETITFTTGDYRPFLEMPRGPVVMESSLAGIFPLVMRNAATVTASLRYLPWGKDAFALLRGRPLADDGAFTRFNGARETAAILETTDSPNKTLRKVLDIPAALGLPDKARGLILARLVSPEQGPGQDGLDEDLARLYTNRPLEAAIQVTDLGMAARLGDRKGLVWVTAIGSGKPLPGVALRLLDKDGASLWSGKTDENGLAVTPGLASLSAMPRFCLAESGPGSNNDAAVLDLGMSGIPEDKSAYEEHKQQAMPWQIHAVSQLSLYRPGQTVNATLYARQYTDAFGGKDRDFPSWLPVAGETLSVSVQDRNGKAVHSFEAKTSEYGSVPFSFTLSPQAEQGWYTVRAATKRFHYETGVTPFRVASFRPPEFKVDLTPPPAQPIPAERNKRLPVTVAAGYFSGALLPGGTVDMTVEYSDAYFTPPLLSGYTTGPDAYPFGRYSRSWRPETATVSGKLDGKGLVTLDLPSMDKSLRPKSLFMTATVTDASKLTSQGTGATLLHPAAVYVGLRAPFIAAKNKEAAFFLKAATWDNRPVTGKSVSLKAERVTWVNGDEKAETVWEKTVSLADKTGDRVTAVFGRSGQYRVTASIRDEENRENVAVTRVYVPGPDMGWAVARHGGRHDGGYLDFLGKEAAYKPGDTASFVIKNPPGKNPVDASVALIAIERDGVRRTMIQAVSGENPVIDIPLEKADAPYVFASIILVKGRTAPPPAAPDGKQQGEPVFDEGAPSLHQGSLLLRVNGAGPGLAVSVTTDEAEYRPGGTVSATATVKDRGKPQKAQVTFLAVDERVLRAGGEFTTYDPVQSFQPLYPNAVYGADLWRYLLKHHQLATGPDERLRAMKAEAPSPAQAMAEMRADAGNGQTPDVAIRRDFTPLAFWLAEGETDNNGVLSATFTLPDTLTSYRVVAVASDREDGFANAARSVWASKPLQLLPALPKFVTEGDTLLAGFLVQNTGAKRGTASVTLTASGAVFATPQGMTPEEQTRSITLEAGRSGLVTFPLRMAMLAAPTGEIRLRATGRMGKETDGAEYVLPVRPLRPVTTVAAAGLLGEGERYTLPVKAPANLDMRSRLDVTFAPSPAAGIPLAARQLVEYPWNCLEQRLSRAWARMIRLEHGSLIGLAADASDREAVRAEFGAVPGYQREDGSFGLWSGGSGPDEGGVNLFITAYALLVNHEGKGTGITLPEDVTAKALAYLEKTLGDLPAPRKKTAERTSGKQAGDWRPAPETYALALRVLAFDKPEAAASLFGPVLAFCEAEETNPLGWGALLLAMDKNTPDRDNVTKRILGNLEKTVAVTPTHMHFGSAYDNGYWRTLGSTLRDNAMILAAMPAGHPDYPRLEALAAWVGQRVGDAKTLSTQEAAFGLWGLTEYLRSLGGNRETHIRALWNGRDEASTAFSKLMQPPVTWSLPAAALNGGAASNLNLAALKAGPTGRRGLPTPPRTCP; encoded by the coding sequence ATGAGCCGTTGCTTCACCCGCATGACGCGGATTTTTTGCAGCTGTCTGCTCGCATGCATCTGCGCGCTCCCGTGCCCCGGCGCGGAAGCGGCCCCGGCCCTGACGGTCATAAGCGCCGCGCCCAAGGGCGAGGTCCGGGACCTGACCCAGATAACCGTGCGATTCAGCGAAGCCATGCGCCCGCTGGGCGTCATGGACGAGCCGGCTAAAACGGCGCCCCTCGCGCTCACCGCCAAGACCGGGAACGTCCCCAAAGGCACGTTCCGCTGGCTGGACCCCGCGACCCTCGCCTATATATTCGACGGCCCGGTGGACCGCCCGGTCGCGATCCGGGCCGTGGTTCCGGGCGGCGCCACGGCCCTTTCCGGAAAAACCCTGGCCAAGGACGCGGCCTGGGACGTCAGCACCCCGCCGCTCGTCCTCCGGCTCGGCAATTCGCCGGACGAAGACCTGCCCAGGACCAAAGCGGTCATGTATCTTCTGGCGAACTACCCTCTGAACGCCAAACTGCTCAAGGAAAAATCCCGCCTGACCGCCGGCGGCAAACCGCTGGAATTCACGCTGAAAAGCCCGGAGGTCTACGACCATCACGGCGGCAGGCCGAGCGTTTGGCGCTACGGATTTGCCGTCAAGGCCCCCCTTCCCCGGAACAGCCTCGTCACGCTGGATATCGGCGCGGGCGTCACGGCCAAGGGCGGGGGCGACCCGGCGGGCAAGAGCTCCTTCACCCTGCGCGGCTTCGGGGACTTGCGCCTCACGTCCTGGGCCATTGACGGCAAGGGGTCACGGGGAGCAACGGGGGGAACGGCGAAAAATCCCCGCCCCGAGAACAGGCTGTACCTCTATTTCAACAACCCCGTCCGGTACAACGACCTGCTTGGTCACGTGACGGTCTCGCCCAAGGCCCCGGTGCCGGGCGAGAGGGAATGGGACAGAACCGCCGCCGGCTCAAGCTTTTCGCTCCCCTTCCTGTGGGAACCCCGGACCGCGTATACCGTAACCATCAAGCCGGGCTTGCAGGACCGCTTCGGCACCACCCTGGCGAAGGCGGAAACCATAACCTTCACCACGGGCGATTACCGCCCCTTCCTGGAAATGCCCCGCGGCCCGGTGGTCATGGAGTCCTCGCTTGCCGGCATCTTCCCGCTGGTCATGCGCAACGCGGCGACCGTGACAGCCTCTCTGCGCTACCTGCCCTGGGGCAAGGACGCCTTTGCCCTCCTGCGCGGCCGCCCGCTGGCGGATGATGGGGCTTTCACCAGATTTAATGGCGCCAGGGAGACCGCCGCGATCCTGGAAACCACGGATTCCCCCAACAAAACCCTGCGCAAGGTTCTGGATATCCCCGCCGCCCTGGGGCTTCCGGACAAAGCGCGCGGCCTTATACTCGCGCGGCTTGTTTCGCCGGAACAGGGGCCGGGCCAGGACGGCCTCGACGAAGACCTGGCGCGGCTCTATACGAACCGGCCCCTCGAGGCGGCAATACAGGTCACCGACCTCGGCATGGCCGCCCGGCTGGGCGACAGGAAAGGGCTTGTCTGGGTGACTGCCATCGGCTCGGGCAAACCGCTGCCCGGCGTCGCGCTCCGCTTGCTGGACAAGGACGGAGCCTCCCTCTGGAGCGGCAAAACGGACGAGAACGGCCTGGCCGTCACGCCGGGCCTGGCGAGCCTTTCGGCCATGCCCCGGTTCTGCCTGGCCGAATCCGGGCCCGGTTCCAATAATGACGCCGCCGTCCTGGATTTGGGGATGAGCGGCATCCCCGAGGATAAAAGCGCTTACGAAGAGCATAAGCAGCAGGCCATGCCCTGGCAGATCCACGCCGTGAGCCAGCTCTCGCTGTACCGGCCCGGCCAGACGGTCAACGCGACGCTCTACGCGCGGCAATACACGGATGCTTTCGGCGGCAAGGACCGGGACTTCCCCTCCTGGCTCCCGGTGGCGGGTGAAACGCTTTCCGTCTCGGTCCAGGACCGGAACGGCAAGGCCGTGCATTCCTTTGAGGCCAAAACCAGCGAATACGGCTCCGTCCCCTTTTCCTTCACCCTGTCCCCGCAGGCGGAGCAGGGCTGGTACACCGTGCGGGCCGCCACCAAACGGTTCCACTACGAAACGGGCGTCACGCCCTTCCGGGTGGCCTCGTTCAGGCCGCCGGAGTTCAAGGTGGACCTGACCCCGCCCCCGGCCCAGCCCATCCCGGCGGAGCGGAACAAACGCCTCCCCGTGACGGTCGCCGCCGGGTATTTTTCCGGCGCGCTGCTGCCGGGCGGCACGGTGGACATGACCGTCGAATACTCGGACGCGTACTTCACCCCGCCGTTGCTCTCGGGCTATACGACCGGGCCGGACGCCTACCCGTTCGGGCGGTACTCCCGCTCCTGGCGGCCGGAAACGGCCACCGTCTCCGGCAAGCTTGACGGCAAGGGCCTTGTGACCCTGGACTTGCCCTCCATGGACAAAAGCCTGCGTCCCAAAAGCCTGTTCATGACCGCCACGGTTACGGACGCGTCAAAACTGACCAGCCAGGGCACCGGGGCCACGCTCTTGCACCCCGCCGCCGTGTACGTGGGCCTGCGCGCCCCCTTTATCGCGGCAAAGAACAAGGAAGCCGCCTTCTTCCTCAAGGCCGCCACCTGGGACAACCGCCCTGTGACCGGCAAAAGCGTTTCCCTCAAGGCCGAGCGCGTCACCTGGGTAAACGGCGATGAAAAAGCCGAAACCGTCTGGGAAAAAACCGTCTCCCTCGCGGACAAAACCGGCGACCGCGTCACCGCGGTTTTTGGCCGGAGCGGCCAGTACCGGGTCACGGCCTCCATCAGGGACGAGGAAAACCGCGAGAACGTCGCCGTCACCCGCGTCTACGTGCCCGGCCCGGACATGGGCTGGGCCGTCGCCCGCCACGGCGGGCGGCACGACGGCGGCTACCTCGACTTCCTGGGCAAGGAAGCCGCGTACAAGCCGGGCGATACGGCCAGCTTCGTCATCAAGAATCCCCCCGGCAAAAACCCCGTTGACGCGTCCGTCGCGCTCATCGCCATCGAGCGGGACGGGGTGCGGCGCACCATGATCCAGGCCGTTTCCGGCGAGAATCCGGTCATCGACATCCCGCTGGAAAAGGCGGACGCGCCGTACGTGTTCGCATCCATCATCCTGGTCAAGGGCCGCACGGCCCCGCCGCCCGCCGCCCCTGACGGTAAGCAACAGGGCGAGCCCGTCTTTGACGAAGGCGCGCCCAGCCTGCACCAGGGCTCGCTCCTGCTCAGGGTCAACGGAGCGGGGCCGGGGCTTGCCGTCTCCGTCACCACGGACGAGGCCGAATACCGGCCCGGCGGCACGGTCAGCGCCACGGCCACAGTAAAGGATCGCGGCAAACCGCAAAAGGCCCAGGTGACCTTCCTGGCCGTGGACGAGCGCGTGCTGCGGGCCGGCGGAGAATTCACCACCTACGACCCCGTGCAGTCATTCCAGCCCCTTTACCCCAACGCGGTATACGGCGCGGACCTCTGGCGCTATCTCCTCAAACACCATCAACTGGCGACCGGGCCGGACGAAAGGCTCCGGGCCATGAAAGCGGAGGCTCCGTCTCCGGCCCAGGCCATGGCCGAGATGAGAGCGGATGCCGGAAACGGCCAAACCCCGGATGTCGCCATCCGCCGCGACTTCACGCCCCTGGCCTTCTGGCTGGCAGAAGGAGAGACCGACAACAACGGGGTTCTTTCCGCAACCTTCACCCTGCCGGACACCCTGACCAGCTACCGCGTGGTGGCTGTCGCCTCCGACCGGGAAGACGGGTTCGCGAACGCGGCGCGTTCCGTCTGGGCCTCCAAGCCGTTGCAGTTGCTCCCCGCCCTGCCGAAGTTCGTGACCGAGGGGGATACGCTCCTCGCGGGCTTCCTGGTGCAAAACACCGGCGCGAAACGCGGCACGGCCTCCGTGACGCTGACGGCGAGCGGCGCCGTGTTCGCGACGCCCCAGGGCATGACCCCGGAGGAACAGACCCGGAGCATCACCCTGGAGGCCGGGCGGAGCGGTCTGGTGACCTTCCCCCTGCGCATGGCCATGCTTGCCGCTCCCACGGGCGAAATCCGCCTGCGGGCAACGGGGCGCATGGGCAAGGAAACCGACGGGGCCGAATACGTTCTGCCGGTCAGGCCGTTGCGGCCCGTAACCACGGTCGCCGCCGCCGGGCTTCTTGGCGAGGGGGAACGCTACACCCTGCCCGTCAAGGCTCCGGCCAACCTTGATATGCGCAGCCGCCTGGACGTGACGTTCGCCCCGTCCCCGGCGGCGGGCATACCGCTCGCCGCCAGACAGCTCGTGGAATATCCCTGGAACTGCCTGGAGCAGCGCCTCAGCCGCGCCTGGGCCAGGATGATCCGCCTCGAGCACGGCAGCCTCATCGGCCTTGCGGCGGATGCTTCCGACCGTGAGGCCGTCCGCGCGGAGTTCGGGGCCGTTCCCGGCTACCAGCGGGAAGACGGCTCCTTCGGCCTGTGGTCGGGCGGGAGCGGGCCGGACGAGGGCGGCGTCAACCTCTTCATCACCGCCTACGCCCTGCTGGTGAACCACGAAGGGAAGGGCACGGGCATAACCCTGCCCGAGGACGTCACGGCCAAGGCCCTAGCCTACCTTGAAAAAACGCTCGGGGATCTTCCCGCGCCGCGGAAAAAAACGGCTGAAAGAACAAGCGGAAAACAGGCCGGAGACTGGCGGCCCGCGCCGGAAACCTACGCCCTTGCCCTGCGCGTCCTGGCTTTTGACAAACCGGAAGCCGCCGCTTCGCTCTTCGGCCCGGTGCTGGCCTTCTGCGAGGCGGAGGAAACCAACCCGCTCGGCTGGGGCGCGCTGCTCCTCGCCATGGACAAAAACACGCCGGACAGGGACAATGTGACCAAACGCATTCTCGGCAACCTGGAAAAGACCGTTGCGGTCACGCCGACGCACATGCATTTCGGCTCGGCGTACGACAACGGCTACTGGCGTACCCTCGGATCCACCTTGCGGGATAACGCCATGATCCTGGCGGCCATGCCCGCCGGACACCCGGACTACCCCCGCCTGGAAGCCCTGGCCGCCTGGGTGGGCCAGCGGGTCGGGGATGCGAAAACGCTCTCCACCCAGGAAGCCGCCTTCGGCCTGTGGGGGCTTACGGAGTATCTCCGGAGCCTCGGCGGCAACCGCGAAACGCACATCCGCGCCCTGTGGAACGGCAGGGACGAGGCATCCACCGCCTTCTCCAAACTGATGCAACCGCCGGTCACGTGGTCGCTGCCCGCCGCCGCGCTGAACGGCGGGGCCGCGTCAAACCTGAACCTCGCCGCGCTCAAGGCAGGCCCTACTGGACGGCGCGGCTTGCCTACGCCTCCCCGGACCTGCCCGTGA
- a CDS encoding exported hypothetical protein (Evidence 5 : No homology to any previously reported sequences), producing the protein MHRYRLRILAVFAMVLLSCLPGCARKQILHDDKYSVYGLDPDPMRAMDYIGAVSDIPSAKGAEITVRTFHNTVYCKGTLSPAEPGKDPLTGTGSLTCGDGRKVDLRWMALSAATGVAKGEFSDGRGLVFSYGFDSAAQSTAALKNHFKADDAEKEPEKAEPDKDGKPETPPPGDKPKPAPDKKETPRWNGNGTGFFISDDGLLVTNYHVVEGTVRLGVEDTFARKTYDAEVIVVDKENDLAIVKVSARSRALPIGDSKRVRKGQDVLALGYPMMGDQGKEQKATFGKINSLSGFEGDPRLFQMDAAIFPGNSGGPLLNADGEVIGINTSYLNGMHTAATRGIVVTNVNYSVKADYLKLLLASLPKQYVAANRSGSRAGNMAELVSRCEQSVVIVWGQTKQSGGKAMERYRRGWLW; encoded by the coding sequence ATGCACAGATACCGGCTCCGCATTCTCGCTGTGTTCGCAATGGTGTTGCTGTCCTGCCTTCCCGGCTGCGCCCGCAAGCAGATTCTCCACGACGACAAGTACAGCGTGTACGGGCTTGACCCGGACCCCATGCGCGCGATGGACTATATTGGCGCGGTTTCGGACATCCCCTCGGCCAAAGGCGCGGAAATCACCGTGCGCACATTCCACAACACCGTTTACTGCAAGGGCACGCTGTCCCCGGCGGAACCCGGCAAAGACCCGTTGACCGGCACCGGGTCGCTGACCTGCGGCGACGGCAGGAAGGTGGACCTGCGCTGGATGGCCCTTTCCGCCGCGACCGGTGTGGCCAAAGGTGAATTTTCCGACGGGCGCGGCCTGGTGTTTTCCTACGGGTTTGACTCGGCGGCGCAGTCCACGGCGGCCCTCAAAAACCACTTCAAAGCGGATGATGCGGAAAAAGAACCGGAAAAGGCCGAACCCGACAAGGACGGCAAACCCGAAACGCCGCCGCCGGGAGACAAACCCAAGCCCGCGCCCGATAAAAAAGAGACGCCGCGCTGGAACGGCAACGGGACCGGGTTTTTCATATCTGACGACGGTCTGCTGGTGACAAATTACCACGTTGTCGAGGGAACTGTCCGCTTGGGGGTTGAGGATACCTTTGCCCGGAAGACATATGACGCTGAAGTTATTGTTGTGGATAAAGAAAATGACCTTGCCATTGTGAAGGTCAGTGCCCGGTCCAGGGCGCTGCCCATCGGTGACAGCAAGAGGGTCCGTAAGGGGCAAGATGTTCTCGCGCTCGGCTACCCTATGATGGGCGACCAGGGCAAAGAGCAGAAAGCCACGTTCGGTAAAATTAATTCTTTGTCGGGCTTCGAGGGAGACCCTCGGCTTTTCCAGATGGACGCGGCAATTTTTCCCGGCAATTCCGGCGGGCCGCTGTTAAATGCAGACGGAGAGGTGATCGGTATAAACACCTCATATCTTAACGGCATGCATACGGCGGCGACTAGAGGGATCGTCGTCACCAACGTTAACTATTCGGTTAAGGCGGATTATCTGAAACTGTTGCTCGCCAGTTTACCCAAACAATATGTGGCGGCAAACCGCAGCGGAAGCAGGGCGGGAAATATGGCCGAGCTTGTCAGCCGGTGCGAGCAGTCCGTGGTCATCGTGTGGGGTCAAACGAAACAGTCGGGCGGTAAGGCAATGGAGCGCTACCGGCGCGGCTGGCTTTGGTAG